The following are encoded together in the Humulus lupulus chromosome 5, drHumLupu1.1, whole genome shotgun sequence genome:
- the LOC133779313 gene encoding uncharacterized protein LOC133779313 — translation MKTQTVLESANVVIDDARDFSEFSIEEEIDKFINEPTEKLEEAYVSDTTVATSGPSVPTDHESDETDYGEIENKFLDIISEVSHEAESVQEELFGSKKKVGVGFVFISLDYCQEKIEGSPLSPSSSESEPEEAKSELKKHDTTLSDESVPDNAESEAESNGPEQEDVVPTEQEAESETEPVATPFSSKAKGKRPISDSTPSQRLSGVNFKPHSLIFCYNDNARDMVLYAQRKFLIEKNHVLSDHRPFGVLTMLPDRKWTGSLVKFTGLVDRIVKEFYANITDEIIDPKSPLYCKVYVRGHWSSFSPQDIAQALHLPLDVENDDDLDSPDKDEVITELVGQKMVWLPNTVILVTNLTYTYVVLHKFATTNWKPTSHTASISFDMASFLYKVGTRIAVDAPSSKKAKPQSLTFSSDDNPPVSSSIPIDSGPVSIELAAV, via the exons atgaaaACCCAAACTGTATTGGAGTCGGCTaatgttgttattgatgatgccagggatttttctgagttttctattGAGGAAGAAATTGATAAGTTTATTAATGAACCTACTGAAAAACTCGAAGAAGCTTATGTTAGTGATACTACTGTGGCAACGTCtggtccatctgttccaacagatcaCGAATCCGATGAAACAGATTATGGAGAGATAGAAAATAAATTTCTAGATATTATTTCAGAAG TTTCCCATGAAGCCGAGTCAGTCCAAGAAGAACTCTTTGGCTCCAAAAAGAAAGTTGGTGTTGGGTTCGTCTTCATCTCCCTTGACTACTGCCAAGAAAAGATTGAAGGCTCACCTCTTTCTCCATCTTCCTCTGAATCTGAACCTGAGGAAGCGAAATCTGAGTTGAAGAAACATGATACCACCTTATCTGATGAATCTGTTCCTGACAATGCTGAATCAGAGGCTGAGTCTAATGGGCCAGAACAAGAAGATGTTGTCCCTACTGAACAAGAAGCCGAATCTGAAACAGAGCCAGTTGCAACTCCATTTTCGTCCAAGGCTAAAGGCAAGAGGCCTATTTCAGATTCTACACCATCTCAAAGACTCTCAGGTGTTAATTTCAAACCGCATTCTCTTATTTTTTGTTATAATGACAATGCTCGCGATATGGTTCTCTATGCTCAAAGGAAATTTCTCATTGAGAAAAATCATGTCTTAAGTGATCATCGTCCTTTTGGTGTTCTAACTATGCTTCCAGATCGAAAATGGACAGGTTCTTTGGTTAAATTTACTGGTTTGGTGGATAGAATagtcaaggaattctatgccaataTTACTGATGAAATTATTGACCCTAAATCTCCTTTGTATTGTAAAGTGtatgttaggggtcattggtCCTCTTTTTCTCCACAAGATATTGCACAGGCTTTGCATCTTCCTCTTGATGTTGAGAATGATGATGATCTTGACTCTCCTGACAAGGATGAGGTCATCACTGAACTAGTAGGACAAAAAATGGTATGGCTACCTAATACAGTCATCTTGGTTACCAATCTCACCTACACTTATGTTGTTCTCCATAAGTTTGCCACAACGAATTGGAAACCAACTTCTCACACCGCAAGTATCTCATTTGACATGGCTTCCTTTTTGTACAAAGTGGGGACCAGAATTG CTGTTGATGCTCCATCATCCAAGAAGGCCAAGCCTCAATCTCTGACTTTTTCCTCGGATGACAATCCTCCTGTATCCTCATCTATTCCCATAGATTCAGGACCTGTTTCTATAGAACTAGCTGCTGTTTGA